The following is a genomic window from Dermacentor variabilis isolate Ectoservices chromosome 11, ASM5094787v1, whole genome shotgun sequence.
GTCTGGCAGAAAAACATGCCGCCAGTTTCACGCCAAACTCGCAATTAGTTAACTGTAGCCACCGCAAGAAAGATGGGTAGTATTTGGTTAAACAGACGTCTCTTGCAGAAGCATCAAGATAAAAGAATGTTGCTAACGGAGGCGACAGTCTAGATGACGATGAATTAGGGTAATCTGTTTCAATCTGGCATGGGTTTAGCTGAAGCATGTCAGATGAATTCGGTAGTGTAAGTGTCAGGCGTTTGGCCTAGGCAGGCTGCTGATTATCAGTATAAAAGCATTTATTTCACTTACCGGGGCGCCTGCCGGGTACATTGGAACGCTGCTGTTGTGGCACAAAATACTCTTCACCGGGAGGCGGGCCAGCAGCTCTGCGATACATGACTGAACTGATCAAATTTCGGCATCCCATACGAAACGCGGCTCCGAGATCTGTGTGAAGGCCGTCTAAGAGTTCCACGGTTTCGCCATTTAGGGCGTAATGCAGGGCGTCCGCCAGTTGGCGCTGGTGGGAGACTCGGCCAACATACGCGGCCGCGAACGACTGGCCGGGCCAGAAGACCAAGCACATAACTACGTTGCCCACGTAGACTGGAGCCGTGTAACCGTTTATCATGCAGGCGTAGTAGGCTCCTCCTCGGTGCCTCACTTGAATTGTCATACGGTAACCGGGACGCTTGAGTATACTCGCCACGCCCTCCAGAAGCGAGGCGTGGTTGGCCTGCAAGAATGAGGCACCGAAACGGTAGAGCAGCCATGGGCGAATCTTGTTGCGCTCCATCAGCCAACACATGAGCCAGGCGATACGCTGCAAGAAATGACTCATGCTGCCGCTATCTGCGAGCACGCGCTGGAATTCTCGGACGGCTGTTTCTGGCAGCAGGGTGCCGAGTCTCGGTAGCCACTCTATGTTCTCTCCGTCCAGGGACAAAAGATCCTGTTGCGACACTCGATCGAGGTAGCTAAACAGCGCGGCGACGACGTTGTCCACCATGCTGCAGAAGAATTGAGGGATTTAGCAGTGGGCGTCACTCGGCAGAGCGCTATGGATACCAGTCGGGTGCGACGTAAAGGAAATAACAGGCCTCGAAAAAGCAGCGAGTACGTAATCGATGCTGTTTCTATCATGCGACGGTGGCGACACCCTAGCCTTTGCAGCAAGCGCATGATCTGATTGTTGGGTTCAAAAGTCACTCTGGCCAGAAACGTCATTAGACCACGAAATTCAAGAACGAGTTCGGCAAGGGTGTTCGTGTTGACAGCACTATGTTATCGTAATCAGGCAGCCACCGAATCAAAGAGGCAAAAGTGCGGGCGGCGCGCGATTTGCGAAACAAGCAACGCTTGACGCGAATGATAAGAAGATTCGAGATATATTCGGATTCTAATGCTATGGGCGTACCGCGCACCTAGTACCGCGTGTTTCGACGTGCCGCGGGTTTCGTCTACCTTTTCACTTCGACTCCAAGTTAGAACTTGAGATCCCATGCGTGGGTGACTCGCCAGCACACTGCCTATGGGGCTAATGCGCTGGAGTTTTTAATGCACCAAGGCGCGACCTCGAGGCGGTGAACGAAGTTGGCTGGTTAGTATGGAAAATACGCAGTCCCGTAGAGTACCATGGGTCTTGTTCATTTTGTGCTTTGTTTTTAGTTTTGTGTGTAGTTATCGCACTCGAAAAGTGCTCGACTCTTACGTAGGGCGTTGTGCGCTACCGAATGCAACATAGGCCATGGAGTGCGGGCGCTTCTTGTCCGACGAACCGTGCTGAAGTTGGGAGGACACGGCGAATTGGTAGCAAACTCTACACTAACACGCCAGACTACGCCGAGCAGCGCACTGTCCCCCGGCATGATCACCGCCGTTATTGATGTATAGTGCATTGTCATGAGGGTCATGGGCCTGAAACGCTGGAATTTTCAAAACACTGCGCGACGATTTGGTGGCGAGCGACAAAATTGTATCGGTACTATACAAGTCGCAGCTCTCCTCATTAGGTTACGCTGTCACTTATTTCCCGTCTTATTTTGGTGTTTAGATACCTGAAAAGGCACTGGCGTTCGTTGAGAGTAGCCTATGGATCATCTCGTCGACAGGGCGCCCCATTTTTCTTAACCATGAAAAAAGCACTCGTCTCTTAAGGTGCACGTGGATTATTCTTTTTGGTTAGAAAAGTGCCACGCGCAGGGATTGACAGTGCCTAAACGGAATTTATCATGATGAAGCGACCCACCTACTTAAGCGAAAATTCATAAAGAGTGGACTGTGGGCTGGTCGGGAAAAATCctattaagtttctggttgctggtcaGAATTGGGTattatttactgaggatgttattcacgtttgggagtgtaTTTGAGAATTGATTAATAAcatgtttgatagggtttctttaatgtgat
Proteins encoded in this region:
- the LOC142564204 gene encoding uncharacterized protein LOC142564204, with translation MVDNVVAALFSYLDRVSQQDLLSLDGENIEWLPRLGTLLPETAVREFQRVLADSGSMSHFLQRIAWLMCWLMERNKIRPWLLYRFGASFLQANHASLLEGVASILKRPGYRMTIQVRHRGGAYYACMINGYTAPVYVGNVVMCLVFWPGQSFAAAYVGRVSHQRQLADALHYALNGETVELLDGLHTDLGAAFRMGCRNLISSVMYRRAAGPPPGEEYFVPQQQRSNVPGRRPGGFL